The segment CATAGTGCTTGATCTTACTCTGGAATTACTATTGCCCTTATTGCTACCAGAACCCTCTCCTTCACCATCATTAATAATCAAATTGCTAGCATGAATTGCACTTGCAGTAGCTGCTCTTCTTGCCAATTTGTTTCTAGCACTGTTTAAAGTTTGTTCCCAGTTGGGTCGAATCTTATCTATGGTAATCACCCCTGGTGCATTTGCTGCTACAGAACTTCTTCTGGTGCGTTGTTTaccctttttcttttgtggCCACAATTTATTTTGCATCGAATTGGGAGGTGGTGGAGATGTGGGTATAGGAGAACCGATACTCTTTCGATTACTCCTCACTGGCGAGGGGCTACTTGCagaatcatcatcatcagcaacagcttcatcattatcattggTAACACctccttcttcatcctcCAATATAGCACTTGTTGCTTTATAATCTCCCGGTAGTATTCCACCTATTCCAGTATGTATATCTAATGGAGGATCATATGTAACTCCAAACTCTGGCATAGCACAATATGGGCAACTAGCCGGTTCTGAAATGAGTGAATGTGGTTGTTCCCCAgcttgatgatttgatggATCATCATGAGGTGGATGAGGATCCAAACGTTTAATTTGTACAAAACATTCAGTACATATTGGTTGCAAACAACAACGTGAAACATTCAAATGTTTGGGATAatacaagaaacaaattggGCATTCACTCGGATTTCGATATAACCTTAATAATAAATCCCTACTAGGAATTTGCTTTGACTTACCCTTTGAATCAATATATCTCTGTTCTGCATCCTTTTGAATCTCTTTCATCCGTGAAATCAACAGTTTCAACTTGGCTTTCTCTTCCTGTCGCTTGTAATAGTTGGCACTTTTATGAATCTTGTGACTATCagcatcttcttcttcttcaaaaccATTCAACTCAGTTGGTTCTTCTAATGCATGTAAAGGCAATTGTGATAACAAGATGCATAATTCATCATCGGTCCAACTCTGATCATAATCTTGTAATGGAGTAAAGAATGGTGATAATTCGCGGTTAACAATCAATGATCGAACTATATCagtatcaaaatcaagattCGATTTATAAGTTCCATATGGTGCCAAGAAACCACcatcaacattttcatcaagtttAACAATTAGTTGACtataatgatgatattgcttttggtctttttcttcttgacGTTTGGCTTTTCTCAAATCAGATGAAGTTGATCGTTGATGACCATTTACAAGTCCAGTAAGGCTACTCCCTTTACGAAGATGTTTTGAATGACGtccatttgatgaagatgaagaggagCCATTAGTTGTGAAAGTATTGGAACTGGATCCTCCACCATTGTGGAAATCAGAAACGTTCGAGTTGGACCTACTTCTTGCTTCTTTTGTTGGCACATTCCccatctttgaaatatgaTATATGCCAGTGAGTGATTATGTGGATGTAGAAGGTTGTTGGACTATGAGGGGTGAATCTTTCTTTCtgtttgcaaaattgttcaatctttaaagcaaaaattgaaattgaagaaccgaaagaaaaaaagggGCAATCAGATCAtaagaaaatcaaacaaagtGGAGCAATATTAAGTATTTCTGTCAAGTGGATTTAATTAACGCTTACCAATGAAGCCCGTATATTGATGGTGAAGTGAATAGAAATGTAATGAACCCTAATACGAGAATGTGAAGTGAAAATGTGTGGAAAGAGTTAAAAAGATGTATGATAtggtttttttttgataggtattttgaatattttgagTTATTTCCGCTTATAGCCCACAGTCACTTTGTGTCTGCTGATCAATctaaaaagaagaagagtcACATGACTCTAATGAAAAATCGCAAGTAATGAGAAATGAACTGGAATCAATACTGGAACATAGCGAGCAAAGACTTTGTCCCTAAGAGTACCTCTATATTGGACGACAAGATCAACCTGAAGCCAAGAAAGTTTTCTTAGAAATCAGCCAAAAGCCAAGGAAGTAGATGGAGATCTTGATCACCAGATCCGGATTCTAAAATGTTCTagaaaattgaattcaGCTTACAGAGTCTTTGAACTTTGACTTAGCTAATGCAAAGTACTATCGTATCATGTGTTTTCCATTTGAACATTTGCAGAAAAGtcattcaaaatgattCTAGAAACAATAGAAGAGAGTTGTGTATATAAATGAAAgaataatgaaaaattttgtaatttgtcACAAAGATCAAATCTTTGCTTTTATCCGATA is part of the Candida orthopsilosis Co 90-125, chromosome 2 draft sequence genome and harbors:
- a CDS encoding transcription factor is translated as MGNVPTKEARSRSNSNVSDFHNGGGSSSNTFTTNGSSSSSSNGRHSKHLRKGSSLTGLVNGHQRSTSSDLRKAKRQEEKDQKQYHHYSQLIVKLDENVDGGFLAPYGTYKSNLDFDTDIVRSLIVNRELSPFFTPLQDYDQSWTDDELCILLSQLPLHALEEPTELNGFEEEEDADSHKIHKSANYYKRQEEKAKLKSLISRMKEIQKDAEQRYIDSKGKSKQIPSRDLLLRLYRNPSECPICFLYYPKHLNVSRCCLQPICTECFVQIKRLDPHPPHDDPSNHQAGEQPHSLISEPASCPYCAMPEFGVTYDPPLDIHTGIGGILPGDYKATSAILEDEEGGVTNDNDEAVADDDDSASSPSPVRSNRKSIGSPIPTSPPPPNSMQNKLWPQKKKGKQRTRRSSVAANAPGVITIDKIRPNWEQTLNSARNKLARRAATASAIHASNLIINDGEGEGSGSNKGNSNSRVRSSTMGSSSYDATDYSLVEQQMINEAMRLSLLDEEERKRKAERDQK